The bacterium sequence CCGGTTTCCAGAATCCGATTCCGAACTTGGCCGAGACCGTCCGCAGGAAATCGTAAACTTCGCGATTCATGTCCTGCGCTCCCGCCAGGTCGTCTTTCGCGCCGACGCGGGCCAGAATCAGATGATCGCAGTGCACCGTCGTCGGCACGGCCGCGGATTTCAGTCCCGCCGACATGAACTGCAAGAGCGCCATTTGCGCGGTCGCGTCCTGCATCGCCACGCGGTCGGGCCTGAGCGCGACGTATGATTTTCCTGCCACGACTTCGGCTCCGGCGGGATCGTCGAGATGTCCGAAGAGCAGCTTCTCCGCCAGCGACAGCGGCCGATTCAACTTGTTGCGCACAACCGCCAGCCGCTCTTTCATTTTGCGGTAAACGGCCTCGACGAATTCCGGGGTGGATTCAACGCGAATCATGGATTGAACTCCTTGTATCTTGTAGGCCAAGCCGGGATTGTATCCCGGTAGCAGTCAAACGCAAATCAGGACTGTGGTCGAAAACCAAGCTAACGATTTGACACATCTGCGCTGATAAGTATCACCATGAAGAGGATATTCATGTGACCGCGACTAACGGATCACACAAGGTCTCACTTCTTCCGAAAAACGAAATTGTTATAGTAGTCCTTCGAATCCCAGAATCTATTGCCAGTCTGCCTTTGGTGTACATCGGGAGTGAATTCCTCAAGCGGTCGAAGCTTCCAACCACAAACGAATTTCCCGACATAACCCAGCTCGCGTAAAAAGTCAAACACATCAGCAACGGATCCCGATTCCAAATGACGGTTCTCGCATTCAAATACCAACAAAGGGGACTGAGTCTTCAGAAGTTTCGCCGCGCCCAAAAATACCTGCATCTCCGCTCCTTCCACGTCAATCTTTAGAACCCGCACGCGAGAATCACCCGCCAGGTAATCATCCAGAGAAACGACGGGAACTACAACGGTTCTGCATTCCTCGCGTTCGGCAACGCGATTGCTCAGGGAGGCGCCGGGAGAAACATCCTTTTTTCCCGGAATGCTGAGGATCATCTGCCCCGAACGCGAGAAGACTGCCTTCGGTTCCACCGTCACATTGTCGAGATGCATTGCGCGACATATAGTGGAGAGGTAGTTGGCCAGTTTCTCCTGTGGCTCAAAGGCAATGACGCGCCCCCGGCCGACCCAATGCGACAACCAAAAGAGATAGCTGCCCTTATTGGCGCCAATATCACAGACGGTGTCCCCGGGGCGCAGCTCGTTGCGGATGGCTTGGAGTTCCGCCCGTTGATCACGGTATCGGGCGCGTAGCGCGCGCCAGAGAAATCGTCCTTTCATCGGCCGGATTCGATTGTAAAGTGTATTAAGAAATTCATTGAAAAGCAGGCAATACGGTTGGCCGGGCCGAATTGGGCGTCACCTATCTTCATGCGGGCACCCCGTTGTGGCGGTCTTTTCAGGTAGACATTCTCAGAGCTGTTCGATTCTCCGG is a genomic window containing:
- a CDS encoding aconitate hydratase — protein: MIRVESTPEFVEAVYRKMKERLAVVRNKLNRPLSLAEKLLFGHLDDPAGAEVVAGKSYVALRPDRVAMQDATAQMALLQFMSAGLKSAAVPTTVHCDHLILARVGAKDDLAGAQDMNREVYDFLRTVSAKFGIGFWKP
- a CDS encoding FkbM family methyltransferase, whose product is MKGRFLWRALRARYRDQRAELQAIRNELRPGDTVCDIGANKGSYLFWLSHWVGRGRVIAFEPQEKLANYLSTICRAMHLDNVTVEPKAVFSRSGQMILSIPGKKDVSPGASLSNRVAEREECRTVVVPVVSLDDYLAGDSRVRVLKIDVEGAEMQVFLGAAKLLKTQSPLLVFECENRHLESGSVADVFDFLRELGYVGKFVCGWKLRPLEEFTPDVHQRQTGNRFWDSKDYYNNFVFRKK